Proteins from a single region of Palaemon carinicauda isolate YSFRI2023 chromosome 1, ASM3689809v2, whole genome shotgun sequence:
- the LOC137651695 gene encoding zinc finger protein 862-like: protein MSLSKPKWKGSYDSGRKYNKSWEEKFVWLKRASEGSEDAYCKLCKTTIAPKASRLADHEKTKGHMSRVNASAMSQKLPVKVFNKKDDEKKRVEIELAVSFACHCTIASVDHVGEVIKRNGKGSILENIQIHRTKCSKIISKVVSPALFQEFKDDVQGKKFCVLIDESTDVATDKHLCIVIRYYSESKSTIVTEFRGLAPVVGATGHELFVTLNNTLENMGLEWSNCVGFGSDGASAMIGEHNSVWSRVREKSPNCQLNKCVCHSLALCVEKAFDKLPSNLGYLLHEVPKWFSKSVIRREAFKDLFKVMDANEERKGQPLPFQKLSNTRWLVRGKIIYNILVNWEELKAYFSVALPNADASCRYKAREIFNMLRDKVNLLYFHFVSPIVTDFERLDALFQATDGDPEGLVKELLLIHKTLQYRVLNKRGEFLPTKDIDYGAKFTKELNTYIELENNSNEVVKIADEIRHRCSSFLFEALKQVENRLPGSTAIFQGLSAFSPSKVLSQTDRVSFKDLPLPHLRKDNEDGIEQQYRKILHLPWAEESVFNGEIPKESVPFWSGVLGYKNSTGNQPFKELGNYAMACLTTPISNAVVERIFSSVTCVKTKLRNRMSTAMLEAILRIRTHLQFQGKCCKDFKVNQNMLELFNSVNMYEREESEGENAADILAILNMN, encoded by the coding sequence ATGTCATTAAGTAAACCTAAGTGGAAAGGAAGTTATGATAGTGGGAGGAAATACAATAAATcatgggaagagaaatttgtgtgGTTAAAAAGAGCAAGTGAAGGTAGTGAAGATGCTTATTGTAAACTATGTAAGACTACTATTGCTCCAAAGGCTTCTCGACTTGCTGATCATGAAAAAACCAAAGGGCACATGAGCAGGGTGAATGCTTCAGCAATGTCCCAGAAATTGCCAGTGAAAGTCTTTAATAAAAAAGACGATGAAAAAAAGCGTGTTGAAATAGAACTTGCAGTTTCCTTTGCTTGCCATTGCACAATAGCTAGTGTGGATCATGTGGgggaagtaataaaaagaaatggtaaAGGTAGTATATTAGAAAACATTCAGATTCATCGTACTAAATGCAGCAAAATAATTTCAAAAGTCGTTTCTCCAGCACTATTCCAAGAATTTAAAGATGATGTACAGGGGAAGAAATTTTGCGTACTTATTGATGAAAGCACAGATGTAGCTACTGATAAACATTTGTGTATTGTAATTAGGTATTACAGTGAATCAAAGTCTACTATTGTGACCGAGTTCAGAGGCCTCGCACCCGTTGTTGGAGCAACTGGTCATGAATTATTTGTGACTTTGAACAATACCCTGGAAAATATGGGGCTTGAATGGTCTAACTGTGTTGGGTTTGGGAGTGATGGGGCTTCAGCAATGATAGGTGAACACAATTCTGTTTGGTCTAGGGTAAGAGAGAAATCACCTAACTGTCAACTCAACAAGTGTGTCTGTCACTCCCTCGCACTTTGCgtggaaaaggcatttgacaaaTTACCCTCTAACTTAGGATATTTGTTACATGAAGTTCCTAAATGGTTTAGTAAGAGTGTCATACGAAGAGAAGCTTTCAAGGATCTGTTTAAGGTTATGGATgcaaatgaagaaagaaaaggacAACCCCTTCCATTTCAAAAACTCTCAAATACACGATGGCTGGTCAGAGgaaaaatcatatataatattCTTGTAAACTGGGAAGAGTTGAAGGCATATTTTTCAGTTGCTTTACCAAATGCAGATGCATCCTGTCGCTATAAAGCAAGGGAAATCTTTAATATGTTAAGAGATAAAGTaaatctcttatactttcattttgtGTCACCAATCGTGACAGATTTTGAAAGACTTGATGCTCTTTTTCAAGCTACCGATGGTGATCCCGAAGGCTTGGTAAAAGAATTACTTTTGATTCATAAAACTCTACAATATAGAGTACTTAACAAGAGGGGAGAATTTTTACCAACAAAGGATATCGACTATGGTGCTAAATTCACCAAGGAACTGAATACATACATAGAATTAGAAAATAACTCAAATGAAGTGGTAAAAATTGCAGATGAGATTAGGCACCGATGTTCAAGTTTCCTTTTTGAGGCCTTAAAACAAGTGGAAAATAGGCTCCCAGGATCAACAGCAATATTCCAAGGCCTCAGTGCATTCTCTCCTAGCAAGGTATTGAGCCAAACTGACCGTGTGTCTTTTAAAGATCTTCCATTGCCCCACTTAAGAAAAGATAATGAGGATGGCATAGAGCAGCAATACAGGAAAATATTGCATTTGCCATGGGCAGAAGAGTCTGTTTTTAATGGTGAGATTCCAAAGGAATCGGTTCCTTTTTGGTCCGGGGTCTTAGGGTACAAAAATTCAACTGGGAACCAGCCTTTCAAAGAATTAGGGAATTATGCAATGGCTTGCCTCACAACACCCATAAGTAATGCTGTTGTTGAAAGAATCTTTTCCTCTGTTACTTGCGTTAAGACAAAACTACGAAATCGAATGAGTACAGCAATGTTGGAGGCGATCCTTAGAATCCGTACTCATCTCCAGTTTCAAGGGAAATGTTGCAAGGACTTTAAAGTAAATCAAAACATGCTAGAGCTTTTCAATTCGGTAAATATGTATGAGAGGGAAGAGTCAGAGGGCGAAAATGCAGCTGATATCCTTGCAATTCTGAATATGAACTAA